From the genome of Geminocystis herdmanii PCC 6308, one region includes:
- a CDS encoding Uma2 family endonuclease, which yields MTSSLTLTPVTENKLDTCHEIIYPQGEFWSDEPPLETYQHLQQIIILLKSLQWLWQDKNDYFCAGNLTIYYSPNQKKSEYFRGPDFFVVLNTTNDETRKSWVVWEEGGKYPNVIVEILSDSTAKFDRTEKKEIYQDIFRTPDYFWFDPFTLEFQGFTLISGTYQPIPSNEQGWLYSEQLELYLGLHEGKLRYFTPDGELVSTPEESAIQEKQKAQVAENLALQERQKVDKLAQKLRELGINPDEII from the coding sequence ATGACATCTTCTCTGACTTTAACCCCCGTTACCGAAAACAAACTTGATACTTGTCATGAGATAATATATCCTCAAGGAGAGTTTTGGAGTGACGAACCACCATTGGAAACTTATCAACATTTACAACAAATTATTATCTTACTCAAATCCTTACAATGGTTGTGGCAGGATAAAAACGACTATTTTTGTGCCGGTAATTTAACTATTTATTATAGTCCCAATCAAAAAAAATCAGAGTATTTTCGAGGACCAGATTTTTTCGTAGTCTTAAATACGACTAATGATGAAACTCGCAAAAGTTGGGTAGTGTGGGAAGAAGGGGGAAAATATCCTAACGTCATAGTAGAAATCTTATCGGATAGTACTGCTAAATTCGATCGAACTGAAAAAAAAGAGATTTATCAGGATATATTTAGAACACCAGATTATTTTTGGTTCGATCCTTTTACCTTAGAATTTCAAGGATTTACCTTAATTAGTGGCACATATCAACCGATTCCCTCCAATGAACAAGGGTGGTTATATTCAGAACAATTAGAGTTATATTTAGGGTTACATGAGGGAAAATTGCGTTACTTTACTCCTGACGGTGAATTAGTTTCCACTCCCGAAGAATCTGCTATTCAAGAAAAACAAAAGGCACAAGTAGCCGAAAATCTCGCTCTTCAAGAAAGACAAAAAGTCGATAAATTAGCACAAAAATTAAGGGAATTAGGGATTAACCCTGATGAAATTATCTAA
- a CDS encoding four-carbon acid sugar kinase family protein, giving the protein MNQQPKIIVLDDDPTGSQTVHSCLLLMQWDIDTLRDGLRDSAPIFFILTNTRALTPDEAKIVTQEVCHNLKSAIELEGIQEYLVVSRSDSTLRGHYPLETDVIAQELGEFDAHFLIPAFFEGGRITRDSIHYLLVNGVETPVHQTEFAQDSVFGYKYSYLPDYVEEKTNGKITADKVERFLLDDIRNGTQNRLRALQHNQCVVVDGENQQDLDKFAQDLLQIAQEGKKFLFRSAASILTSLAGLGKQPISAEAMAKYKPTDNSGVIIVGSHVKKTTQQLKQLLQQPDIVGIEIDVTILRDNLLDRDQIIESALEKITQALNENKTPVVYTSRQELSFPDIDTRLEFGKQVSAVLMDIVKGLPADIGFLISKGGITSNDVLSDGLALKEARLLGQILAGCSVIITPDNHHLFPNLPVVLFPGNVGDDNGLVTAYQRLK; this is encoded by the coding sequence ATGAATCAACAACCAAAAATAATCGTATTAGATGATGATCCGACTGGTTCTCAAACTGTCCATAGTTGTTTATTATTAATGCAATGGGATATTGATACCCTGCGAGACGGTTTACGAGATAGCGCCCCCATTTTCTTTATTTTAACCAACACAAGGGCATTAACTCCCGATGAAGCAAAAATAGTCACTCAAGAAGTTTGCCATAATCTGAAAAGCGCGATCGAACTGGAAGGAATACAAGAGTATTTAGTGGTAAGTCGATCGGACTCTACTTTAAGAGGGCATTATCCCCTAGAAACCGATGTGATTGCCCAAGAGTTAGGGGAATTTGACGCACATTTTTTGATACCAGCCTTTTTTGAAGGAGGAAGAATTACCCGTGACTCCATTCACTATCTCTTAGTTAATGGTGTTGAAACTCCCGTGCATCAAACAGAATTTGCTCAAGATTCCGTGTTTGGTTACAAATATAGCTATCTTCCTGATTATGTGGAAGAAAAAACTAACGGTAAAATTACTGCCGATAAAGTGGAAAGATTTTTACTGGATGACATCCGCAACGGCACACAAAACCGTCTCCGAGCATTGCAACATAATCAATGTGTGGTAGTCGATGGTGAAAATCAACAGGATTTAGATAAATTCGCTCAAGACTTGCTCCAAATTGCTCAAGAGGGCAAAAAGTTCCTTTTCCGTAGTGCTGCCAGTATTTTGACTTCTTTGGCAGGTTTAGGAAAACAACCTATCTCGGCGGAAGCTATGGCAAAATATAAACCCACGGATAACTCTGGAGTAATCATAGTCGGCTCCCACGTCAAGAAAACCACTCAACAACTAAAGCAATTATTACAACAACCTGATATTGTGGGCATTGAAATCGATGTTACTATTTTAAGGGATAATTTGCTCGATCGAGACCAGATAATTGAATCAGCATTAGAGAAAATTACCCAAGCCTTGAATGAGAATAAAACCCCTGTAGTTTATACCAGTCGTCAAGAATTAAGTTTTCCTGACATTGATACCAGACTCGAATTTGGGAAGCAAGTTTCTGCGGTGTTGATGGATATTGTCAAAGGTTTACCTGCGGATATTGGCTTTTTAATTAGTAAAGGTGGTATCACTTCTAATGATGTGTTAAGCGATGGTTTAGCTTTAAAAGAAGCTCGATTATTAGGACAAATTTTAGCGGGATGTTCGGTTATAATTACCCCTGACAATCATCATCTTTTCCCTAATTTACCTGTAGTTTTATTCCCCGGTAATGTGGGAGATGACAATGGTTTAGTAACCGCTTATCAAAGACTTAAATAA
- a CDS encoding Uma2 family endonuclease produces the protein MTSSLTLTPVTENKLDTCHEIIYPQGEFWSDEPPLETYQHLQQIIILLKSLQWLWQDKNDYFCAGNLTIYYSPNQKKSEYFRGPDFFVVLNTDNDETRKSWVVWEEGGKYPNVIVEILSDSTAKFDREGKKAIYQDIFRTPDYFWFDPFTLEFQGFTLISGTYQAITPNEQGWLYSEQLELYLGLHEGKLRYFTLNGELVATPEESATQEKQQVQIERQQKEYERQQAQIERQQKEYERQQKDLALQEIIQLKEKLKQLGINPDDLI, from the coding sequence ATGACATCTTCCCTGACTTTAACTCCCGTTACAGAAAACAAACTTGATACTTGCCATGAGATAATATATCCTCAAGGAGAGTTTTGGAGTGACGAGCCACCATTGGAAACTTATCAACATCTACAACAAATTATTATCTTACTCAAATCCTTACAGTGGTTGTGGCAAGATAAAAATGATTATTTTTGTGCCGGTAATTTAACCATTTATTACAGTCCAAATCAAAAGAAATCAGAGTATTTTCGAGGACCAGATTTTTTCGTAGTCTTAAACACTGACAATGATGAAACTCGTAAAAGTTGGGTAGTGTGGGAAGAAGGGGGAAAATATCCTAACGTCATAGTAGAAATCTTATCGGATAGTACTGCTAAGTTCGATAGGGAAGGTAAAAAAGCTATTTATCAGGATATATTTAGAACACCAGATTATTTTTGGTTCGATCCTTTTACCTTAGAATTTCAAGGATTTACCTTAATTAGTGGTACATATCAAGCTATAACTCCTAATGAACAAGGTTGGTTATATTCAGAACAATTAGAGTTATATTTAGGGTTACATGAGGGTAAATTGCGTTACTTTACCCTTAATGGTGAATTAGTGGCTACTCCTGAAGAATCTGCTACTCAAGAAAAACAACAAGTCCAAATTGAACGTCAACAAAAAGAATATGAAAGACAACAAGCTCAAATTGAGCGTCAACAAAAAGAATATGAAAGACAACAAAAAGACTTAGCTTTACAAGAAATTATACAATTAAAAGAGAAATTGAAACAATTAGGTATCAATCCCGATGATTTAATTTAA
- a CDS encoding Uma2 family endonuclease, whose translation MSTQILIPPEVTKNEIIYPQGEFWSDEPPLETYQHLQQIIILLKSLQWLWQDKKDYFCAGNLTIYYSPNQKKSEYFRGPDFFVVLNTDNDETRKSWVVWEEGGKYPNVIVEILSDSTAKFDHEVALRDRSGKKEIYQDIFRTPDYFWFDPFTLEFQGFTLISGTYQAITPNEQGWLYSEQLELYLGLHEGKLRYFTPDGELVSTPEESAIQERQKADKLAQKLRELGINPDDIV comes from the coding sequence ATGTCAACTCAAATTCTTATACCACCAGAAGTTACCAAAAATGAGATAATATATCCTCAAGGAGAGTTTTGGAGTGATGAACCACCATTGGAAACTTATCAACATTTACAACAAATTATTATCTTACTCAAATCCTTACAGTGGTTATGGCAAGATAAAAAGGATTATTTTTGTGCCGGTAATTTAACTATTTATTATAGTCCCAATCAAAAAAAATCAGAGTATTTTCGAGGACCAGATTTTTTCGTAGTCTTAAACACTGACAATGATGAAACTCGCAAAAGTTGGGTAGTGTGGGAAGAAGGGGGAAAATATCCTAATGTTATAGTGGAAATCTTATCGGATAGTACTGCTAAATTCGATCACGAAGTGGCGCTGCGCGATCGATCTGGAAAAAAAGAGATTTATCAGGATATATTTAGAACACCAGATTATTTTTGGTTCGATCCTTTTACCTTAGAATTTCAAGGATTTACCCTCATTAGTGGCACATATCAAGCTATAACTCCTAATGAACAAGGGTGGTTATATTCAGAGCAATTAGAGTTATATTTAGGGTTACATGAGGGTAAATTGCGTTACTTTACTCCTGACGGTGAATTAGTTTCCACTCCCGAAGAATCTGCTATTCAAGAAAGACAAAAGGCAGATAAATTAGCACAAAAACTAAGGGAATTAGGCATTAATCCTGATGATATTGTGTGA
- the zds gene encoding 9,9'-di-cis-zeta-carotene desaturase → MRVAIVGAGLAGLATAIDLVDAGWDVEIFESRPFVGGKVGSWVDSDGNHIEMGLHVFFGCYYNLFALMEKVGAIDNLRLKQHTHTFINEGGRVGELDFRFITGAPFNGLKAFFTTSQLSAVDKIANSLALGTSPIVRGLIDFEGAMRNIRALDGISFADWFRKHGGNQGSLDKMWNPIAYALGFIDTENISARCMLTIFQFFAAKTEASVLRMLEGSPHEYLHKPIVNYLESKGVKIHTRRQVREIQYREGEETLVTGLLVAKGDTEELITADAYVCACDIPGIQKVIPQGWRKWKEFDNIYKLTAVPVATVQLRFDGWVTELEDEEKRKQLEKAEGIDNLLYTCDADFSCFSDLALSSPADYYRKGEGSLLQLVLTPGDPFIKESNENIANHVLKQVHKLFPSSRDLNMTWYSVVKLAQSLYREAPGMDVYRPSQKTPISNFFLAGSYTQQDYIDSMEGATISGKQAAQTILKSHTKVLAIK, encoded by the coding sequence ATGCGAGTTGCCATCGTGGGTGCAGGATTAGCAGGATTAGCCACCGCCATTGATTTAGTTGACGCTGGTTGGGATGTCGAAATATTTGAATCTCGCCCTTTTGTGGGAGGTAAGGTGGGCAGTTGGGTTGACAGTGACGGTAATCATATCGAGATGGGTTTACACGTCTTTTTTGGTTGCTATTACAATCTTTTTGCTTTAATGGAGAAAGTAGGTGCGATCGATAACTTAAGATTAAAACAACATACCCATACCTTTATCAACGAAGGGGGTAGAGTGGGAGAATTAGACTTTCGTTTCATCACGGGCGCACCCTTCAATGGTTTAAAAGCCTTTTTCACCACCTCTCAACTATCGGCGGTGGATAAAATCGCCAACTCTTTAGCTTTAGGCACAAGCCCCATTGTACGAGGTTTAATCGATTTTGAAGGGGCAATGCGCAATATTCGAGCCTTAGACGGCATTAGTTTTGCTGACTGGTTTCGTAAACACGGAGGTAATCAAGGAAGTCTTGATAAAATGTGGAATCCCATTGCTTATGCTTTAGGGTTTATCGACACGGAAAATATTTCTGCCCGTTGTATGTTAACCATTTTCCAATTTTTTGCGGCAAAAACTGAAGCCTCTGTATTGCGAATGTTAGAAGGCTCACCCCATGAATATTTACATAAACCCATCGTTAACTACTTAGAATCCAAAGGAGTAAAAATCCATACCCGTCGCCAAGTGAGAGAAATTCAGTATCGAGAAGGAGAAGAAACCCTCGTCACTGGTTTATTAGTCGCCAAAGGAGACACAGAAGAATTAATTACCGCAGATGCTTATGTTTGTGCCTGTGACATACCCGGTATTCAAAAAGTTATCCCTCAAGGTTGGCGTAAATGGAAGGAATTTGATAACATCTATAAATTGACTGCTGTACCAGTAGCGACAGTTCAGCTACGTTTTGATGGTTGGGTGACGGAATTAGAAGACGAGGAAAAACGTAAACAGTTAGAAAAAGCTGAAGGTATCGATAACTTACTTTATACTTGTGATGCCGACTTCTCTTGTTTTTCTGATTTAGCCTTATCTAGCCCTGCGGATTATTATCGAAAAGGGGAAGGTTCTCTGTTACAATTAGTGTTGACTCCGGGTGATCCTTTTATTAAGGAAAGTAATGAAAATATCGCTAACCATGTGTTAAAACAAGTTCATAAGTTATTCCCTTCTTCCCGTGACTTAAATATGACTTGGTATAGTGTGGTTAAATTAGCTCAATCCCTTTACAGAGAAGCACCGGGCATGGATGTTTACCGCCCTTCACAAAAGACTCCTATCTCTAATTTTTTCTTAGCAGGTAGTTATACTCAACAAGATTATATCGATAGTATGGAAGGTGCAACCATTTCGGGTAAACAAGCTGCCCAAACAATTCTGAAATCTCATACAAAAGTATTAGCTATTAAATAA
- the recG gene encoding ATP-dependent DNA helicase RecG, with amino-acid sequence MNKIDNNFDWQRIAKSLEIEKEFGYKNIQGKQYRFNEFLCLTFGNVPPVNNLLIAFKWQKIAKQYAIYPQLTLQERIDLIKNTEILITEIQAKQDNNFQSYETPPVIEQKIIKNTEIKTVNTPKKNITLDDPVINLESIFYKQKEPLMKLGLYKVRDLLFYYPRDHIDYTRKVNICDLEPGETVTLIGKVKKCDCFSSPKNKKLTILNIIIKDQTGELKLNRFYAGNYYSNRGWQEKMKRMYPSGALIAVSGLVKENKYGITLDNPEFEVLDSHGDNINSFKIGSLLPVYPLTEGIPADVIRKGVMEAIPLLKHIDDPLPAILKQQYDLIDLQRAIAQIHYPEDQEILSHARRRLIFDEFFYLQLGFLNRKQQEKESRQAVAFTPHGQLIEQFNQILPFKLTNAQKRVINEIEQDLQSDSPMNRLVQGDVGSGKTIVAVFALLTALQSGYQGALMAPTEVLAEQHYRKIVEWFNLLHLPVELLTGSTKMAKRREIHAQLQSGELPLLIGTHALIQDPVNFCNLGLVVIDEQHRFGVQQRSRLLAKGKAPHVLTMTATPIPRTLALTLHGDLDVSQIDELPPGRQPIQTTALTGKERLQAYDLIKREVAQGRQAYVIFPMIEESEKLDVKAAVAEHQKFSDKIFPDFNVGLLHGRMSSIEKETALNGFRDNDIQIIVSTTVIEVGVDVPNATVMLIENAERFGLSQLHQLRGRVGRGSHKSYCLLISGSKTGDAMQRLSVLEQSQDGFFISEMDLRLRGPGEVLGSRQSGLPDFALASLVEDQEVLVLAREAAEKILLQHKYLKDTPSLKDELERRYKKLIGTQILM; translated from the coding sequence ATGAATAAGATAGATAATAATTTCGACTGGCAAAGAATCGCAAAATCTTTAGAAATAGAAAAAGAATTTGGTTATAAAAATATTCAAGGAAAACAATATCGCTTCAATGAATTTTTATGCTTAACTTTTGGTAATGTACCCCCTGTTAACAATTTATTAATCGCTTTTAAATGGCAAAAAATTGCTAAACAATATGCTATTTATCCTCAATTAACTTTACAGGAAAGAATCGATTTAATTAAGAATACAGAAATTTTAATTACGGAAATTCAAGCGAAACAAGATAATAATTTTCAAAGTTATGAAACTCCCCCAGTCATCGAACAAAAAATTATTAAAAACACTGAAATAAAAACTGTTAATACTCCTAAGAAGAATATCACCTTAGATGATCCTGTGATTAATTTAGAGAGTATCTTTTATAAACAAAAAGAACCTTTGATGAAATTAGGTCTTTATAAAGTTAGAGATTTATTGTTTTATTATCCTAGGGATCATATTGATTATACCCGTAAAGTGAACATTTGTGATTTAGAACCAGGGGAAACTGTTACCCTCATAGGTAAAGTCAAAAAATGTGATTGTTTTAGTAGTCCAAAAAATAAAAAATTAACGATTCTTAATATAATTATTAAAGATCAAACTGGAGAGTTAAAACTTAATCGTTTTTATGCTGGAAATTATTATAGTAATCGAGGTTGGCAGGAAAAAATGAAACGGATGTACCCTAGTGGTGCACTAATTGCGGTTTCGGGTTTAGTTAAGGAAAATAAATACGGTATCACCCTTGATAATCCTGAGTTTGAGGTGTTAGACAGTCACGGCGATAATATTAATTCCTTCAAAATTGGTAGTTTATTGCCTGTTTATCCTTTAACGGAAGGTATCCCTGCGGATGTGATTCGTAAGGGAGTAATGGAGGCTATCCCCTTGTTAAAACACATTGATGATCCTTTACCTGCTATACTTAAACAACAGTACGACTTGATTGATTTACAACGGGCTATCGCACAAATACATTACCCTGAAGATCAAGAAATATTAAGTCATGCGAGAAGAAGACTAATTTTCGATGAATTTTTCTATCTTCAACTAGGCTTTTTAAACCGTAAACAACAGGAAAAAGAAAGCCGTCAAGCGGTAGCTTTTACCCCCCATGGGCAACTAATTGAGCAGTTTAACCAGATTTTACCCTTTAAGTTGACTAACGCCCAAAAACGAGTTATCAATGAAATTGAGCAGGATTTACAATCGGATTCTCCGATGAATCGCCTTGTACAAGGAGATGTAGGTTCAGGAAAAACGATCGTAGCTGTATTTGCTCTTTTGACGGCGTTACAATCAGGCTATCAGGGGGCATTGATGGCGCCCACAGAGGTTTTAGCAGAACAACATTACAGGAAGATAGTAGAGTGGTTTAATCTTCTCCATTTACCCGTAGAATTGCTTACGGGGTCAACAAAGATGGCTAAACGGAGGGAGATACACGCCCAACTCCAAAGTGGAGAATTACCCCTTTTAATCGGCACTCATGCTTTAATTCAAGACCCTGTAAACTTTTGTAATCTAGGGTTGGTTGTCATCGATGAGCAACATAGATTCGGAGTGCAACAACGATCGAGATTACTGGCGAAAGGGAAAGCACCTCATGTGTTAACCATGACGGCGACACCGATTCCTCGCACCCTTGCCTTAACGTTACATGGTGATTTGGATGTGAGTCAAATTGACGAGTTACCCCCCGGCAGACAACCGATTCAAACTACGGCTTTGACGGGAAAGGAGCGCCTCCAAGCCTATGATTTAATTAAGCGAGAAGTGGCACAAGGAAGACAGGCTTATGTGATTTTTCCCATGATTGAAGAATCAGAAAAGCTAGACGTGAAGGCGGCTGTAGCCGAGCATCAAAAATTTAGTGACAAAATTTTCCCTGATTTTAATGTGGGTTTACTTCATGGTAGGATGAGTTCGATCGAAAAGGAAACAGCTTTAAACGGCTTTCGGGATAACGATATACAAATTATTGTTTCTACCACCGTTATCGAGGTTGGGGTAGATGTACCTAATGCGACAGTTATGTTGATCGAAAATGCCGAGAGGTTTGGCTTGTCGCAACTGCATCAGCTAAGGGGGAGAGTTGGTAGGGGAAGTCATAAATCTTACTGCTTGTTAATTAGTGGTAGTAAAACAGGGGATGCCATGCAGAGATTAAGTGTTTTAGAACAATCACAAGACGGTTTCTTTATTTCGGAGATGGATTTGCGTTTAAGAGGGCCGGGTGAAGTATTAGGTAGTCGTCAATCTGGTTTACCAGACTTTGCTTTAGCTAGTTTAGTGGAAGATCAAGAAGTGTTAGTATTAGCTAGGGAAGCGGCCGAAAAAATCCTTTTACAGCATAAATATTTAAAAGATACTCCCTCTTTAAAAGATGAATTAGAGAGACGTTATAAAAAGTTAATTGGTACGCAAATTTTAATGTAA
- the gltS gene encoding sodium/glutamate symporter, which produces MNIIQLDVRQTILIAILVLYIGKYLTKKIGFLQNFNIPDAVSGGVLASLFFGILYAIFQLQVEFSLNIRDALLIIFFTTIGLSSKLKTLLQGGKPLLILLGVAVSFLFLQNLTGLAVASIMGLDKRIGLISGSISLSGGHGTTIAWAPIFRETYGIENALEIGIASATFGLVLGGLIGGPVAQWLIVKNKLKMNDSEENLTVGIKREQQNIKIDYDTMLYSLFVLGITIGVGLQINYLVSLMGVKLPDFVACLLAGIILTNTIPLIFKKLPWPTDTPSLALIADVSLGLFLAMSLMSLQLWTLAGVGGSIVILLLAQFLLSIIYTTFLVFPIMGKDYNAAVIASGYVGLSLGATPTAIANMTAVTEKFGASAQAFIIVPLVGAFFIDIVNAFVIQRFLNLLS; this is translated from the coding sequence ATGAATATTATACAGTTAGATGTAAGACAAACAATTCTTATTGCTATTTTAGTCTTATATATCGGGAAGTATTTGACAAAAAAAATAGGGTTTTTACAAAATTTTAATATCCCTGATGCGGTTTCTGGAGGGGTTTTAGCTTCATTATTTTTTGGTATTTTATATGCTATTTTTCAATTACAGGTAGAATTTAGTTTAAATATTCGTGATGCGTTATTAATAATCTTTTTTACTACGATCGGACTTTCTTCTAAGTTAAAAACGTTATTACAAGGGGGAAAACCTTTATTAATCCTTTTGGGTGTGGCAGTCAGTTTCCTCTTTTTGCAAAATTTAACGGGATTGGCGGTTGCTTCGATTATGGGGTTAGATAAGCGTATTGGCTTGATTTCTGGTTCGATTTCACTTAGTGGTGGCCATGGTACAACCATCGCCTGGGCGCCCATTTTTCGAGAGACTTACGGCATTGAGAATGCTTTAGAAATTGGTATCGCTAGTGCTACTTTTGGCTTGGTTTTAGGGGGATTAATAGGAGGACCTGTAGCACAATGGTTGATTGTAAAAAATAAGCTGAAAATGAATGATTCTGAGGAAAATTTAACCGTAGGCATCAAACGGGAGCAACAAAATATTAAAATCGATTACGATACGATGTTATATAGTTTGTTTGTTCTTGGTATTACCATTGGCGTTGGATTACAAATCAATTATTTAGTATCTTTGATGGGGGTGAAGTTGCCTGATTTTGTGGCTTGTTTATTGGCGGGAATTATCCTTACTAATACTATACCTTTGATTTTCAAAAAATTACCTTGGCCTACGGATACCCCTTCTTTAGCTTTAATTGCTGATGTGAGTTTAGGTTTATTTTTGGCAATGTCATTGATGAGTTTACAACTTTGGACATTGGCAGGAGTGGGAGGTTCGATCGTAATTTTACTATTAGCTCAATTTTTGTTAAGTATTATTTACACTACCTTTCTTGTCTTCCCCATTATGGGTAAAGATTATAATGCCGCCGTCATTGCTTCTGGCTATGTAGGGTTAAGTTTAGGTGCAACTCCCACTGCGATCGCAAATATGACAGCCGTAACCGAAAAATTTGGGGCATCTGCTCAAGCCTTTATCATTGTGCCTTTAGTGGGGGCGTTTTTTATTGATATTGTTAACGCTTTTGTGATTCAGCGATTTTTGAATTTATTAAGTTAG
- a CDS encoding helix-turn-helix domain-containing protein — protein MEETITFGSVIKEARKKNGYSQRDLAQILGIDYSYLSKLENNRGEYAPKEDLIRYMALYLELDEEELIFLAGRIPAEDEDLIKQHYQNMPLLFRRMRENPEFAAKIFQQAQESDH, from the coding sequence ATGGAAGAAACAATAACTTTTGGCAGTGTGATTAAAGAAGCCAGAAAGAAAAATGGTTACAGTCAAAGGGATTTGGCGCAGATATTAGGTATCGATTATAGTTACCTGTCGAAGTTGGAAAATAATCGAGGAGAATACGCTCCCAAGGAGGATTTAATTCGTTATATGGCTTTATATTTGGAGTTAGATGAGGAGGAGTTGATTTTTTTAGCGGGAAGGATTCCTGCGGAAGATGAAGATTTGATTAAGCAACACTATCAAAATATGCCGTTACTTTTTCGCAGAATGCGGGAAAATCCAGAGTTTGCAGCGAAGATTTTTCAACAAGCCCAAGAATCTGATCATTGA
- a CDS encoding SDR family NAD(P)-dependent oxidoreductase has translation MKTALITGASSGIGKAFAEELAQRNYNLIIVARSNSLLVELKEKLESQYAIKVKVICQDLTVSGAGEIVFNQVKQDNIFVDLLINNAGFGDYGRFTDRVLQKQLDMIQLNITALVELTYLFLTEMKSQGRGEIINVGSIAGYQPLPYLSVYAATKAFVLSFSEALWAEYKTYGIKILALCPGPTESKFPEVAEFTNFPGMEDSNKNALAKAEDVVKDALSALEKSQANVVTGGIGNQIVVNLSRFFPRELIVNGVEKQFRQNQ, from the coding sequence ATGAAAACAGCATTAATAACTGGCGCTTCTTCTGGTATTGGCAAGGCTTTTGCAGAAGAATTAGCCCAACGCAATTATAATTTAATTATTGTGGCTCGATCGAACTCTTTATTAGTAGAATTAAAAGAGAAATTAGAATCTCAATATGCCATCAAAGTTAAAGTAATTTGTCAAGATTTAACGGTTTCTGGCGCAGGAGAAATCGTTTTTAATCAAGTCAAACAAGATAATATTTTTGTTGACTTATTAATCAACAATGCCGGTTTTGGAGATTATGGTAGATTTACCGATCGAGTCTTACAAAAACAGTTAGACATGATACAGCTAAATATCACTGCATTAGTGGAGTTAACCTACTTATTCTTAACGGAAATGAAATCTCAAGGTAGGGGAGAGATTATCAATGTAGGCTCGATCGCAGGTTATCAACCTTTACCTTATTTATCTGTATATGCCGCTACCAAAGCCTTTGTTTTGTCATTTTCAGAGGCATTATGGGCAGAATATAAAACTTATGGTATCAAAATATTAGCACTTTGTCCCGGTCCAACGGAATCGAAATTTCCTGAAGTAGCAGAATTTACCAATTTCCCCGGTATGGAAGACAGCAACAAAAATGCCCTAGCCAAAGCTGAAGACGTGGTAAAAGATGCCCTTTCAGCCTTAGAAAAATCTCAAGCAAACGTAGTTACAGGAGGCATTGGTAATCAAATTGTTGTTAATCTCAGTCGCTTTTTCCCTAGGGAATTAATCGTCAACGGAGTGGAAAAACAATTCCGTCAAAATCAATAG
- a CDS encoding response regulator transcription factor produces the protein MNKILVIEDEQKLAKFLELELQYEGYEVIVANDGMTGLTMARESNPDLILLDWMLPAVSGLEVCRRLRTSGSKTPIILLTAKDEISDRVAGLDAGADDYIVKPFSIEELLARFRAHLRRSNEEDPDQLQFLDLTLNRRTREVKRGERSIELTATEYDLMEYLISHPRQVLTRDQILEKVWGYDFGGDSNIIEVYVRYLRLKLESNKEKRIIQTVRGVGYVLKE, from the coding sequence ATGAATAAAATTTTAGTAATAGAAGATGAACAAAAATTGGCAAAATTTTTGGAGTTAGAATTACAGTACGAGGGTTATGAAGTAATTGTCGCTAATGACGGTATGACAGGATTAACCATGGCGAGAGAAAGCAATCCTGATTTAATTTTGCTAGATTGGATGTTACCTGCTGTCTCAGGTTTAGAGGTTTGTCGTCGTTTACGCACTTCTGGCAGTAAAACCCCTATTATATTATTAACTGCTAAGGATGAAATTAGCGATCGAGTGGCGGGATTAGATGCTGGTGCTGACGATTATATTGTCAAACCCTTTAGTATCGAGGAATTATTGGCAAGATTCCGCGCTCATTTACGCCGTAGTAACGAAGAAGACCCAGATCAACTACAATTCCTTGATCTTACCCTCAATCGCCGTACAAGGGAAGTCAAAAGAGGAGAAAGATCGATCGAACTCACCGCCACAGAATATGATTTAATGGAATACCTAATCTCTCATCCTCGACAAGTATTAACTAGAGATCAAATTTTAGAAAAAGTGTGGGGTTATGACTTTGGCGGAGACTCTAACATTATAGAGGTTTATGTACGTTACCTACGTTTAAAACTGGAGTCGAATAAGGAAAAAAGAATTATTCAAACCGTCAGAGGAGTTGGTTATGTCTTAAAAGAATAA